A window of the Thermodesulfovibrionales bacterium genome harbors these coding sequences:
- a CDS encoding TIGR04283 family arsenosugar biosynthesis glycosyltransferase, producing MKQGISIIVPVWHEASIIHEAVSAILSLPYKGDREVIVVDGSPHGETIEAIRNPGVKTALAEKGRSKQMNKGAALASGEILFFVHVDTELPEGALNALSSVMGQVGVVAGAFDLGIRSERPVFRIIEKAASLRSRITRIPYGDQAIFVMRDYFRAMAGFREIPLMEDLDFMKRIRKAGDKIVIIPEKVMTSPRRWEKEGILYCTLRNWTLRTLYLLGIPPETLAKLYP from the coding sequence ATGAAACAGGGGATTTCGATCATTGTTCCCGTTTGGCATGAGGCATCGATCATTCATGAGGCGGTCTCTGCGATCTTATCCTTACCATACAAGGGAGATCGGGAGGTGATTGTCGTTGACGGAAGCCCTCACGGAGAAACCATAGAGGCCATACGAAATCCTGGCGTGAAGACAGCCCTTGCTGAAAAGGGCCGCTCGAAACAGATGAACAAAGGCGCCGCTCTTGCGAGCGGAGAGATCCTGTTCTTCGTGCATGTAGATACGGAACTCCCTGAAGGAGCGCTCAACGCCCTTTCATCGGTTATGGGGCAAGTGGGGGTTGTGGCAGGGGCCTTTGATTTAGGTATACGGTCAGAGAGGCCTGTCTTCAGGATCATAGAAAAGGCGGCGTCACTGCGGTCCAGAATCACTCGAATCCCTTATGGTGACCAGGCGATATTTGTGATGAGAGATTACTTCCGTGCCATGGCGGGATTCAGGGAAATACCCTTGATGGAAGACCTGGACTTCATGAAAAGGATCAGGAAGGCGGGAGATAAAATCGTCATTATCCCCGAAAAAGTTATGACCTCTCCGAGGAGATGGGAAAAGGAAGGTATCCTCTATTGCACGCTGAGGAACTGGACGTTAAGAACGCTCTACCTCCTCGGCATCCCTCCCGAAACGTTAGCAAAGCTTTATCCCTAG